Part of the Candidatus Dependentiae bacterium genome, AATCAGTTCTTAAATCTTTAACCATTTTGTATGGATGTAAAACGTAAGATCGTATCTGAGAACCCCATTCAATCTTCTTTTTTTCTACAGATTTTTCTTTTGCTTCTTGCTCTTCTTTTTGTTTTTCCACAAGTTTTGCCATAAGCATTTTCATGGCAGTTTGTTTATTTTGTGCTTGTGAACGTTCACTTTGGCATTGAACAACAATTCCAGACGGTATATGTGTAATTCGTATTGCAGATTCTGTTTTATTTACATGTTGTCCACCGGCTCCACCTGATTTGTAAGTATCAATTCGTAAATCTTCTTCATCTATTTTAATTGCTTCTTCTTCAACTTCAGGGGTTACAGTTATGGCAGCAAAAGATGTATGTCTTCTTTTATTTGCATCAAAAGGTGAAATTCGTACCAATCTGTGAATTCCATTTTCGCACTTTAAAAATCCGTAAGCATTTTTGCCTTTTATATATAAAGATGCAGATTTTATACCGGCTTCCTCACCTGATTGGTAATCTAAAACGTCAATTTTAAAATTTTCTCTTTCGCAAAATCTTACATACATGCGCAAAAGCATATTTGCCCAGTCTTGAGACTCTGTGCCTCCGGCACCTGAATTGATATTTAAAAAACAGTTACTTGAATCATCAGGTTTATTTAATAACAATTCTAGTTTGAATTTGGTTACTTTTTTTACAAAGCTATTTATTTCCGGTTTTAATTTTAAAAGTTCTTCTTCGTTTTGGGCGAATAAATCCAAAAGTTCTATGGTTTCAGTGTATAAATTTATTATTTCATTAAAATTATCTTTTAATGTTTTTAAATTTTGGTGTTCTTTTGATATTTCGATTCGTTTGGTATTTTGCCAAAAATTTTCTTGATTAATTTCTTTTTCCAATGATTCGAATTTTTCGTTATTTTTGGAATTTTGCCAAAAAAGTTTTATGGCGTTAATATCGGGTTCTAAATTTTTAAGAGTTTCTTTTAATTCATCTATTAACATTTTTATACAATTAGTTATTTAATTTAAATATATTTTATTATCTTTTTTATTATAGAATATTGGGTTAATTAAGCAAAGAGGGTTGTAAGGCCTAATCTTTGCTTAATATGATTTAAATTTTTGGACCTTTATGTTTTTCACTTCCTTTAGCCCAAATTCTGATTGGAAAATGATTTTTCATATGAGTTTTTAATCTATTTTTAGTTGTTATAGCTATATTTTTTAATCTTTTAAAAAAAGTTTGTTTTTCTTGAATTGGGCCTTGGTTATTATTCATATTATTTGGATTCATTTTTATCTCCCTTGAAAATTGTATTTACATTACTTACGCATAAAATATAATAGTTAAAAGTTGCCAACTAGGTCAATAAAGCATTTTTTTATTATATTATGTTGATTTGTATCAAATAAATTGTTGCAAGAGTCTCAAAATACATATATAATTTCAGAAAATGCAATAAGGGCCTATAGCTCAGTTGGTTAGAGCACTCCGCTGATAACGGAGAGGTCAGTAGTTCGAGTCTACTTAGGCCCACCATACTTCGCTAAAGCTTCGTATGGCAGGCCATAAAAATTGAAATTTTCGGGGGTATAGCTCAGTTGGTAGAGCGTCCGCTTTGCAAGCGGAAGGCCAGCGGTTCGAATCCGCTTACCTCCACCAGTCTTCCGCCGTCGCATAAAGCTATGGCGGACAAGTCGCACGAGGCTATGTATGGCACGGCCAGAAATGTATGAAAAAAAGTTTATAAGCCAATAAAAATTTAACCACTGTTATCGCAGTGGTTTTTTTGTAAGTATAATTTCCGGGGGTGTAGCTCAGTTGGTAGAGCGTTCGCATCGCACGCGAAAGGCCAGCGGTTCGACTCCGCTCATCTCCACCATACTTCCGCCGTCGCATAAAGCTATGGCGGACAAGTCGCACGAGGCTTTCGTCTTCGCCAAGGCTTCGACGGACAGGTCGGCTGGCAGGCCAATATTGGAAATAAAAAAAGCCCAGAAAAATTTTCTGGGCTTTTTTCAAAACTAAAATTATTTAAAAATCGCAATGGCCTGGATATCTTGGGTATGGAATAACATCTCGTATATTTTCCATTCCGGTAACAAACTGCACAAGTCTTTCAAAACCAAGCCCAAAGCCGGCATGTGCTACGCTACCATATTTTCTTAATTCCAAGTACCACCAATAGTTTTGTTTATCAAGTCCCATTTTATCCATTTTTGCTTCAAGAATA contains:
- the prfB gene encoding peptide chain release factor 2 produces the protein MLIDELKETLKNLEPDINAIKLFWQNSKNNEKFESLEKEINQENFWQNTKRIEISKEHQNLKTLKDNFNEIINLYTETIELLDLFAQNEEELLKLKPEINSFVKKVTKFKLELLLNKPDDSSNCFLNINSGAGGTESQDWANMLLRMYVRFCERENFKIDVLDYQSGEEAGIKSASLYIKGKNAYGFLKCENGIHRLVRISPFDANKRRHTSFAAITVTPEVEEEAIKIDEEDLRIDTYKSGGAGGQHVNKTESAIRITHIPSGIVVQCQSERSQAQNKQTAMKMLMAKLVEKQKEEQEAKEKSVEKKKIEWGSQIRSYVLHPYKMVKDLRTDCESPQPDLILDGDLMPMIEKYLVKFN
- a CDS encoding asparagine--tRNA ligase, which gives rise to HFKKPVILYNYPAHIKAFYMRQNDDGKTVAAMDILVAGIGEIIGGSQREERLDILEAKMDKMGLDKQNYWWYLELRKYGSVAHAGFGLGFERLVQFVTGMENIRDVIPYPRYPGHCDF